One Ornithodoros turicata isolate Travis unplaced genomic scaffold, ASM3712646v1 Chromosome53, whole genome shotgun sequence genomic region harbors:
- the LOC135374326 gene encoding uncharacterized protein LOC135374326 → MASTSEFDLEMERSQEWEDVRKEMHEAIAAEDEARVLKCLDAAPDLKLWLDPVKEKSARYRAVKKKAIRIHGLLVSRGCGLKNKKESSYYQHLLHVHRAEIRRQQDYTKECKESYIHYLKSKSRSHVGCDDFDERLEKMFRELSTDQLNEKILKVVATAPHLDILFDYNSEDVQGITGCSGSRVLGLADYEKQRISIGGGATEAKVRGTFIHESCHLALHLVYKNDGKPYFRDDTEMERRYRAILDDIKKRRENDVDVLIRQALMKNKEQEAIVRIPHILTEYGSDRGTRVLEKEVPELRKFFEDTIIPDMEKYIQNGIPSIDATMIEKVNERLNKAFNIGKLNVNFENQPKNSVWENGLLHVVTGPELRLLEIMVHNAVQSTGLPYMFFDAKQLDSTLKDVLLDYKYAFVLVTVQQNKNVQKMIQLFSEVSCVTGSKVILLVEDSDKDYLMERVQADAFFTERHEVHRIDEATFAHVTNSCKEGIFENSRVKLQGQDVSKFSDATNIDTFLRCVDTAVFLKLCESGNIDLGPPLHELEERVENYYVKRECRRAVEINLKECNLGDDSEAFALLGCPHNQVTTLLPPGCEAKAKKDLKNFEKFVLVHEPCDYEALLEDGHFRNKVVHLLKFDEPHKRLLWTKSNGRLSHLPMTGSESYNEDALLNVNEKVVMVSGAPGMGKSTLAKRLCTEVKNRDTKRWVMYVDLPQRMASVKTASPSQADMCRYLADLCQVQKDGLEFALFEESLNVGSPFKVAVIFDAFDEVNEECRKCVSELTSFLSEKKACKIYMFTRTVFKSHAQDAFHTVSYELLPFSDENQEEFIRKYEGTAHSTNENTGVSKLFQRLHTNLKETNKTILETPLLLRMIFEMKNGEIAESDDYSSLLKRANISADKNKNLYIVHVYKLFVWYKHLVFRIEKRKENLRLHAVQEENDSAALQFYENHKVLAMKCIFPQETLKYLLNKDELENIEPEGRLMKDAANNCLKEGFLNGLNNGIPEFVHKTFAEFFAADYLLKKAKVTENLDLRDVIVNLYREEEYSGVMMLFDALASESFPLHSAVMNNDASYFKQRVIQGEDMLKVDELERTPLHVAALHSDQATLKKLPMDDELITKDLFQLSPFGYAELRSPWDAKYAGEWMECLRTETSAAGDRLNVLCARCSEEAVKRSTKNLRTCETFEEKRHFLERAIFTAVRHDLRGVLDVYLSYVSQKESTVILDRGIMDQLGSRNERSLRCSAESSVIENLDSFTDSSNRTVLFYAKSETVCKMLLPYCDTGILDKDGNTMLHISAKEGNLDTTQFYIYFAHLSANKGNRNFQTPLHLSEDAEIVRLLLPLYPSVNVLDYDQHAPMDICAKRDDLEAMKLLLLRTRTCDEHHIRLNTTLHGASAFLSLKAVTFLLPHTNAHMLNYKGETCLDVARTDWEYRSSWESNVVRCLMPHSIVNSPETFDSSPLYIWARRGGRKKMQTLWPYLRHSDPRHAQRISRRWVDVHMNKDFKEEIWCLKLLFLHLDDIAGDPCSRKLLHDVAKDKLREIKGENFINYMKLLLPHLTLSEQDYVEWSVESDDIVTLYRGWSHMNNTDDPHIHDVNTEMVGDDGNTKLLIEAEEGNVEAVKIHLSPSSVYFTDEKENTALHLSARRGHANVVKLLIPFYTSVDVINVDRETPMHVCAFEGHLDVVKLLLLRTRMSSRAKYGMTPLHFACYSCAVDIVNFLLPHSFPNMRDTFGSTCCALSAERSEMNVVRCLIPHSLMNCPNWSGDSPMRICAIYYMREELVTLLPYSCDYDAASSLTILPLSFRKDDMSMEATPCLKLMVLHSYVKAVDKCFCATLSRIREYYVESDSFWHPTETKRSLFLNYISFLLPHTNVSAKDDEGKKLLQGALQCSDDPELVSFHQKWTSLSDFHS, encoded by the coding sequence ATGGCTTCGACATCTGAATTTGATCTCGAGATGGAAAGGTCGCAAGAGTGGGAAGACGTCAGGAAGGAAATGCACGAAGCCATTGCGGCGGAAGACGAGGCTCGTGTTCTAAAGTGCCTGGATGCTGCACCTGATTTGAAACTGTGGTTGGACCCTGTGAAAGAAAAATCAGCTCGTTACAGAGCTGTTAAAAAGAAAGCCATCCGTATACATGGCCTCTTAGTCTCGCGTGGATGTGGACTCAAGAACAAGAAAGAATCATCGTACTATCAACATCTGTTACACGTTCATCGAGCTGAAATTCGACGGCAACAAGACTACACCAAAGAATGCAAAGAATCCTACATCCATTACTTGAAAAGCAAATCAAGGAGCCACGTCGGATGTGATGACTTCGACGAGCGATTGGAGAAGATGTTCAGGGAACTTTCAACCGACCAattaaacgagaaaatattgaAAGTTGTTGCCACAGCACCGCATCTGGATATACTATTCGACTACAACAGTGAAGACGTTCAGGGGATCACGGGGTGCAGCGGCAGCCGCGTCCTCGGACTTGCTGATTACGAAAAGCAAAGAATTTCTATCGGAGGCGGAGCAACGGAAGCCAAAGTCCGGGGCACGTTTATTCACGAATCTTGTCATTTGGCACTTCATCTGGTGTATAAAAATGATGGCAAGCCATATTTCCGCGATGATACAGAAATGGAACGGCGATACAGAGCCATTCTGGATGACATAAAAAAACGAAGAGAAAACGATGTGGATGTCTTGATCCGACAAGCTTTGATGAAAAATAAAGAACAAGAAGCGATTGTTCGCATCCCACACATACTAACTGAATATGGCAGCGATCGTGGAACTAGGGTTCTCGAAAAGGAGGTACCAGAACTACGAAAGTTTTTCGAGGATACTATCATCCCGGACATGGAGAAATACATTCAAAATGGAATCCCGTCGATAGATGCGACAATGATAGAAAAGGTAAACGAGAGACTCAACAAAGCTTTCAACATTGGCAAACTCAACGTCAATTTCGAGAACCAACCGAAGAACAGTGTCTGGGAAAACGGGTTACTTCACGTAGTTACGGGCCCAGAACTGAGGCTTCTCGAAATAATGGTTCACAACGCTGTGCAATCTACGGGACTTCCGTACATGTTTTTCGATGCAAAACAGCTAGACTCCACACTGAAGGATGTGTTACTAGACTACAAATATGCGTTTGTTCTTGTAACGGTCCAACAAAACAAGAACGTCCAAAAGATGATTCAGCTTTTCAGTGAAGTATCCTGTGTCACTGGATCAAAAGTCATCTTGCTCGTGGAAGACAGCGACAAAGACTACTTGATGGAACGAGTACAAGCAGATGCATTCTTTACGGAGAGGCACGAAGTTCACAGAATCGACGAAGCAACCTTTGCGCATGTCACGAATAGCTGCAAAGAAGGGATTTTCGAAAATTCCCGCGTAAAACTTCAGGGCCAAGACGTTTCTAAGTTCTCGGACGCCACAAATATTGATACCTTCTTACGTTGCgttgacactgcagttttcCTAAAGCTATGTGAGTCGGGGAACATTGACCTGGGACCTCCTCTTCATGAACTAGAAGAACGTGTTGAGAACTATTACGTGAAAAGAGAGTGTAGAAGAGCCGTGGAAATTAACTTGAAAGAATGCAATCTAGGCGACGACAGTGAGGCTTTCGCACTTCTGGGCTGTCCACACAATCAGGTCACAACACTTCTACCTCCCGGTTGTGAGGCAAAGGCCAAGAAGGATTTAAAGAATTTCGAGAAATTCGTACTCGTCCACGAGCCATGTGACTACGAAGCTCTCCTGGAAGATGGTCATTTCCGAAACAAAGTAGTGCACCTGCTAAAGTTCGACGAACCTCATAAGAGACTCTTGTGGACCAAATCAAATGGTCGTCTCAGTCACCTTCCAATGACGGGAAGTGAGAGTTACAACGAGGACGCCTTGTTAAACGTAAACGAGAAGGTTGTCATGGTCTCTGGTGCACCAGGTATGGGAAAGAGTACTCTAGCAAAGCGCTTGTGCACAGAAGTAAAAAATCGAGATACGAAGCGGTGGGTGATGTACGTCGACCTTCCTCAGAGAATGGCATCTGTTAAGACAGCGTCGCCGAGTCAAGCGGATATGTGCAGGTATCTAGCGGATCTATGCCAAGTACAAAAAGATGGTCTGGAGTTCGCTTTGTTCGAGGAAAGTTTGAACGTCGGAAGCCCTTTCAAGGTTGCCGTCATCTTCGATGCCTTCGATGAAGTGAACGAGGAATGCCGCAAGTGCGTCTCGGAGCTTACATCGTTTCTATCTGAAAAGAAAGCTTGCAAGATATATATGTTTACTCGCACTGTATTCAAGTCCCATGCACAAGATGCTTTCCACACGGTGTCATATGAACTCCTTCCTTTTTCAGACGAAAATCAGGAGGAGTTCATTAGAAAATATGAGGGAACAGCTCATTCAACCAATGAAAATACTGGAGTCTCCAAGCTGTTCCAGCGACTGCACACGAACTTGAAGGAGACAAACAAGACAATCCTAGAAACCCCTCTCCTGCTTCGTATGATCTTTGAAATGAAGAATGGGGAAATTGCAGAGTCTGACGATTACTCTTCGTTACTTAAACGTGCAAACATATCAGCCGATAAGAATAAGAACTTATATATTGTACACGTGTACAAGTTGTTTGTGTGGTACAAGCACCTTGTATTcagaattgaaaaaagaaaagaaaatctccGCCTACACGCCGTACAAGAGGAGAATGACTCCGCAGCGCTTCAGTTTTACGAAAACCATAAAGTCCTCGCTATGAAGTGTATATTCCCTCAGGAAACCTTGAAATACTTATTGAACAAAGACGAATTAGAGAATATAGAGCCCGAAGGACGTTTAATGAAGGACGCAGCTAATAATTGTCTCAAAGAAGGATTTCTGAATGGTCTGAACAACGGAATTCCAGAGTTCGTTCATAAGACATTCGCTGAATTCTTTGCAGCCGATTACTTACTGAAGAAAGCGAAAGTAACAGAAAATTTAGACCTGAGGGATGTCATTGTCAATCTGTACCGTGAAGAAGAATACAGCGGTGTAATGATGTTGTTCGACGCACTGGCATCGGAGTCCTTTCCCCTTCACTCTGCTGTGATGAACAATGACGCTTCATATTTTAAGCAACGTGTTATCCAAGGAGAGGATATGTTGAAAGTCGATGAGCTCGAAAGGACGCCATTGCACGTAGCAGCCCTGCATTCTGATCAAGCAACATTGAAGAAGCTTCCGATGGATGATGAGCTAATCACGAAGGATTTGTTTCAACTGTCACCGTTTGGGTACGCAGAGCTGCGGTCTCCATGGGACGCAAAATACGCTGGAGAGTGGATGGAATGCTTGCGGACTGAGACTTCGGCTGCGGGAGACAGACTTAACGTGTTATGCGCTCGATGCAGTGAGGAAGCAGTGAAACGTTCTACCAAAAATCTACGCACGTGTGAAACCTTCGAGGAAAAGAGACATTTTCTTGAACGAGCAATATTCACGGCTGTGAGACACGACCTACGAGGCGTTTTAGACGTGTATCTGAGCTATGTGTCCCAGAAAGAGAGTACCGTAATCCTAGACAGAGGCATCATGGACCAATTAGGATCACGCAACGAACGAAGCTTGAGATGTTCTGCAGAGTCTTCGGTAATTGAAAACCTTGATAGTTTTACAGACAGTAGCAATAGAACTGTCCTTTTTTACGCAAAGTCTGAGACTGTTTGTAAAATGCTCCTTCCTTACTGCGATACGGGAATTCTTGATAAGGATGGAAACACAATGTTGCACATTAGTGCGAAAGAAGGAAATCTGGATACAACACAGTTTTACATTTACTTCGCACATTTATCCGCTAACAAGGGAAATAGAAACTTTCAAACTCCTTTGCACTTGAGTGAAGATGCAGAGATTGTGAGGCTACTTCTTCCTCTTTATCCCTCAGTGAATGTTCTCGATTATGACCAACACGCTCCGATGGATATATGTGCAAAGAGAGATGATTTGGAGGCCATGAAGTTGTTACTCCTTCGCACTCGGACATGTGACGAACATCACATCAGGCTGAACACAACGCTTCATGGGGCTTCTGCCTTTCTTTCCCTTAAAGCTGTGACGTTTCTTCTACCCCACACAAATGCGCACATGCTTAACTACAAAGGAGAAACGTGCTTAGACGTTGCTAGGACAGATTGGGAATATCGTTCGAGTTGGGAGTCCAACGTTGTGAGGTGTCTCATGCCACACTCGATCGTGAACTCACCTGAAACGTTCGACTCATCACCGTTGTACATTTGGGCGAGACGTGGTGGAAGGAAAAAGATGCAAACTCTATGGCCTTATTTGAGACACAGTGACCCTAGGCATGCACAGAGGATCAGCAGAAGATGGGTGGATGTGCATATGAACAAGGATTTCAAAGAAGAAATTTGGTGTCTGAAACTTCTCTTCCTCCATTTAGATGACATCGCTGGTGATCCTTGTAGCCGTAAACTGCTACATGATGTGGCCAAGGACAAGCTACGTGAGATAAAAGGAGAAAATTTCATTAATTACATGAAACTGTTACTGCCGCATTTAACTCTCAGTGAGCAGGATTATGTAGAGTGGAGCGTAGAAAGTGACGACATTGTTACCTTATATCGGGGATGGTCGCACATGAATAACACCGATGATCCCCACATTCACGATGTCAACACGGAAATGGTCGGCGACGATGGCAATACGAAGTTGCTAATAGAAGCAGAGGAAGGAAATGTGGAAGCTGTTAAGATCCACCTCTCCCCTTCATCCGTGTACTTTACAGATGAAAAAGAGAACACTGCATTGCACTTGAGCGCGAGGAGGGGACACGCGAATGTGGTGAAGCTTCTCATTCCTTTTTATACATCAGTGGACGTGATAAATGTGGATCGAGAGACACCCATGCATGTGTGCGCCTTTGAAGGACACCTGGACGTTGTAAAGTTGCTATTACTCCGCACTAGAATGAGTTCCCGTGCCAAGTATGGAATGACACCTCTTCACTTCGCCTGTTACAGTTGTGCCGTTGATATCGTGAACTTCCTTCTTCCGCACTCGTTCCCTAATATGCGGGACACGTTTGGTTCCACGTGCTGCGCCCTTTCCGCTGAAAGAAGCGAAATGAATGTTGTGAGATGCCTCATCCCACACTCTCTTATGAACTGTCCTAATTGGAGTGGCGATTCACCAATGCGAATCTGTGCAATATATTATATGAGAGAAGAGCTGGTGACATTATTGCCATATTCTTGTGATTATGACGCAGCGAGTTCATTGACTATTCTCCCGCTGTCATTTCGTAAGGACGATATGAGTATGGAAGCTACGCCTTGTCTGAAACTGATGGTACTCCACTCATATGTCAAGGCAGTAGATAAGTGTTTCTGTGCAACACTCAGCCGCATTCGAGAGTATTATGTAGAGAGTGATTCATTCTGGCATCCAACAGAGACTAAGAGATCACTATTCCTGAACTATATTTCTTTCTTGCTTCCACATACAAATGTTTCTGCTAAGGATGATGAAGGCAAGAAACTATTACAAGGAGCCCTCCAATGTAGCGACGATCCCGAATTGGTTAGCTTCCATCAGAAATGGACTAGCTTGAGTGACTTTCATTCATGA